In Acidobacteriota bacterium, the DNA window TACGCGGACTCCAGCGTCTTCACGCCGTCGTTGTCGCCGACGACGTACTTGCTGCCGCTCCAGATCGCGGCGCCGGCGGTTCTTCCCTTCGCGTCGACCGCGTAGAAGTTGACGTTGAACTTCGGACGGCCCTTTTCGTCGCGGTGGCGGGGGACTTTGTGCGTCTTCTCGTCGATGCGCTTGAGGGCGAGGAGGCAGGCCTCCTCCGGGCTCTTGCCCTGCCGCATGAACTCGACGACCGTGTGCGAGCCGCACGTCAGGAGGTTCGCCTCGCCGCGCCCCGTGGATCCGCAGCTCCCCACGCCGTTCTCGGAGTAGATGCCCGCGCCGATCACCGGCGAGTCGCCGAGGCGGCCGGGGATCTTGAAGAAGAGGCCGGACGTCGTCGTGACGCCCACGAGATCGCCCTTGGCGTCGCGGACGGACATGTGAATCGTCCCCTGCGGCCGGAAGAACTCGCTGCCGTACTTCTTGATGAACTGCTTGATGTCCGGATCCTCGGCTTCCTTGCCGGCCTCAATCCAGTCGTCGCTGTCCGACAGGCGCTCTCTCCAGTAGAGCCAGATCTTCCGCGTCTTCTCCGTGAGGAGGTCCTCGACGGGGAAGCCGTGCGCCGTCGCGAACTTCCGCGCGCCCGCGCCCACGAGGAAGACGCGGTCGGTTCTCTCCATGACGAGCTTCGCGACCTTCGACGGCGTCTTGCAGCCTTCCAGCGCGCCGACGGCGCCCGCGCGCAGCGTGCGCCCGTCCATGACGGCCGCGTCCAGCTGGACGACGCCCTCCTCGTTCGGGATTCCGCCGTACCCGACGCTCATGTCGTTCGGGTCGAGCTCGTTCACGTTCACGCCGACGATCGCGGCGTCGAGCGGGTCGTAGCCCTGGATGAGCGCCTGCCGCGCGGCCTTCGCGGCCTCGACGCCGTTGGCGGACGTCACGAGGACGTAGCCGTCGGTTGAGGGCGCGGCGCCGGGAGACTGCGCAGAGAGAATTTCTTCGAAGGGTGAAGAGGGGAAGGCGCTCGCGGCGGCTACAGCGGCCGCGGCCTTCAAGAATCGCCTGCGGGTATTAGCCATGCGGCGCAGGATACGCCGCCGGCCTTACTCCTCCGGCAGCTCGACTTCCTCGGACTCCTGGCGGACGCTGCCGGGCAGCGCGTACTTGAGGATGATGTCGCCGAGGTTCTGGGAGAACGTCGAGCGCATGAGCACCTGGTCGCAGCCGGACTTCTTGGCGCGCTCGATCAGCTCGAGCTGTTTGTGCTCGCAGTAGCCGACCACCATGATCCCCTTCGTCTTCGGGGCCTTCTTGAGGGCCGTGATCGCGGCGATCGGGTCGCTCTTGAGGGCGAGGTCGATCAGGACGAGCCCGACGCGGGCCGGATCGGCCTTTTTTTCGATCTCGGCGGGCGTATCGAGGAAGACGCCCGGCGTCTGGCTGGATTTCAGCGCGTGTTCGATCTTCGTTCTCCAGAAGAGGTCGTCTGTCAGGACGAGCACGGTGCGATTCATGGTCCCTCCTCGGAGGAGGCAGACCCCGGTCCCGGGTGGCCCGGCCGTCTACGTGGGACTGCGTCACCCTGAAGTATAGCCGCGACAGGCGTTTCCCGTTCGACAATCCGGGCGCTGGAGTGTCAGACTCCGCGCGTTTCCATGACCGAATATCGCCGAATGCACCGGCCGGCCTCACCCGCGACCCGCGGTGCAAGGAGGATTTTTTCCGCATGAGCGACAAGGATTTCAAGCCGTTCGTCCCCGCCGACTCCCAGATGCGGGAGTTCACGGGGCGAGCCCTCGTCCTGGGCCTCCTCATGAGCGTCATCCTGGGCGCCGCCAACGCCTACCTCGGCCTGAAGGCCGGCATGACGATCGCCGCGACGTACCCGGCGGCCGTCATCGGGATGGCGGTTCTCCGGATCTTCAAGGGCTCGCTCCTCGAGGAAAACTTCGCCCGAACCGTCGGGTCGATCGGCGAATCGGTCGCGGCCGGCGCGATCTTCACGATCCCGGCGTTCGTGATCCTCGGGATGTGGAAGTTCCAGGGCTGGAACGCCGCCGAGTACCTCACGGCGACGGCCCTCATGATCCTCGGCGGCTTCCTCGGCATCCTCTTCGTGACGGTGCTCCGGCGCGTCATGGTCGAGGACAAGTCGCTGCCGTTCCCCGAGTCCGTCGCCGCGGCCGAGATCCACAAGGCCGGCCAGCGCGGCGCCGAGGCGGCGCAGCAGCTCTTCAAGGCGA includes these proteins:
- a CDS encoding N(4)-(beta-N-acetylglucosaminyl)-L-asparaginase, with the translated sequence MANTRRRFLKAAAAVAAASAFPSSPFEEILSAQSPGAAPSTDGYVLVTSANGVEAAKAARQALIQGYDPLDAAIVGVNVNELDPNDMSVGYGGIPNEEGVVQLDAAVMDGRTLRAGAVGALEGCKTPSKVAKLVMERTDRVFLVGAGARKFATAHGFPVEDLLTEKTRKIWLYWRERLSDSDDWIEAGKEAEDPDIKQFIKKYGSEFFRPQGTIHMSVRDAKGDLVGVTTTSGLFFKIPGRLGDSPVIGAGIYSENGVGSCGSTGRGEANLLTCGSHTVVEFMRQGKSPEEACLLALKRIDEKTHKVPRHRDEKGRPKFNVNFYAVDAKGRTAGAAIWSGSKYVVGDNDGVKTLESA